In one window of Comamonas testosteroni DNA:
- a CDS encoding porin — MKHKQWLVATGWAIFGSAAWAQSSVEIFGVMDVHLNSARSGGTRLTRLEDGGSAASRIGFRGVEELGGGWRARFMLEAGVTPDTGMGTIPGPSLAFTRQSFIGLSAPWGHIQMGRMYTPMFSALFRADPFGMNSLFSPTNLGYSTDGQPNLKAFAARGSNLVRYRLPEGQPLVLDPAYSFGEVPSPNSNNARLYGGTVGWRQKPFFVAYSVQNSTEGSAAAPVATPRTSRYQTLVTSWQAMPKLRLSGSYSRASINQAGTGDARLLQLGTEWSATFTSKVLLSVARRKVDGSERRQTAWTLGYDHYLSKRTTLYARWLQLSNAGGSSVSIANVPVVADSGNGVRSLALGVRHNF; from the coding sequence GTGAAGCACAAGCAATGGCTGGTCGCCACAGGCTGGGCAATATTCGGCAGTGCCGCCTGGGCGCAGAGCAGCGTGGAGATCTTCGGCGTCATGGACGTCCATCTCAACAGCGCCCGATCGGGGGGCACGCGGCTGACACGCCTGGAGGACGGCGGCAGCGCCGCCTCGCGCATAGGCTTTCGCGGCGTCGAGGAGCTGGGAGGCGGCTGGCGCGCCCGCTTCATGCTCGAGGCCGGCGTCACTCCGGACACCGGCATGGGCACCATTCCCGGCCCTTCACTGGCCTTCACCCGCCAGTCCTTCATCGGCCTGAGCGCGCCCTGGGGCCACATCCAGATGGGCCGTATGTACACGCCCATGTTCAGCGCCCTGTTCCGCGCCGATCCGTTCGGCATGAATTCGCTGTTCTCTCCCACCAACCTCGGCTATAGCACTGACGGCCAGCCGAACCTGAAGGCCTTTGCCGCGCGCGGCAGCAATCTCGTGCGCTACCGCCTTCCCGAGGGCCAGCCCTTGGTGCTGGACCCGGCCTACTCCTTCGGCGAGGTGCCCTCGCCCAACAGCAACAACGCCCGGCTCTACGGCGGCACCGTGGGCTGGAGGCAGAAGCCCTTCTTCGTGGCCTACAGCGTCCAGAACTCCACAGAGGGCAGCGCGGCAGCGCCCGTGGCCACGCCGCGCACCAGCCGCTACCAGACGCTGGTGACCAGCTGGCAGGCCATGCCCAAGCTGCGCCTGAGCGGCAGCTACAGCCGCGCCAGCATCAACCAAGCGGGTACGGGCGACGCCCGCCTCCTGCAGCTGGGCACGGAGTGGAGCGCAACCTTCACATCCAAGGTGCTGCTATCGGTGGCACGCCGCAAGGTCGACGGATCCGAGCGCCGCCAGACCGCCTGGACCCTGGGCTACGACCACTACCTGAGCAAGCGCACCACGCTGTACGCGCGCTGGCTGCAACTGAGCAACGCGGGCGGCTCCTCGGTATCCATCGCCAACGTGCCCGTGGTGGCCGACAGCGGCAACGGCGTGCGTTCGCTGGCACTGGGCGTGCGCCACAACTTCTGA
- a CDS encoding Crp/Fnr family transcriptional regulator, with translation MPRKHHPEAGSVALIRRALRLCPLMGHWPDDVLDEVVAVARLRRYDKRTPLMVGERSRREVLVVASGRLAVEGVDAAGVRFVLSLHGPGEIVSLVRMLGNIRFVYHFVVQEGTVLVHLPGGAFMAVLDAHPALWRDVCMLVLERLHEQIATQQRRALGDTANHVADALARLALIHGKPIEGGQAVSLRISQGDLAAMLAVSRQTVNKELRTLEQMGVINAAYGRVTIRDLEALRQAGGG, from the coding sequence ATGCCTCGCAAACACCACCCTGAAGCCGGTTCCGTGGCGCTGATACGGCGTGCCCTGAGGCTGTGCCCGCTGATGGGGCACTGGCCGGATGACGTGCTGGACGAAGTGGTGGCCGTGGCGCGGCTGAGGCGCTATGACAAGCGAACGCCCCTCATGGTCGGCGAGCGATCGCGCCGCGAGGTGCTGGTGGTGGCTTCGGGGCGTCTGGCGGTGGAGGGCGTGGATGCAGCGGGCGTGCGCTTCGTGCTGTCGCTGCACGGCCCCGGAGAGATCGTGAGCCTGGTGCGCATGCTGGGCAACATCCGCTTCGTCTATCACTTCGTGGTGCAGGAGGGCACGGTGCTCGTGCACCTGCCGGGCGGGGCGTTCATGGCCGTGCTGGATGCGCATCCGGCGCTGTGGCGCGATGTCTGCATGCTGGTGCTGGAGCGCCTGCACGAGCAGATCGCCACCCAGCAGCGCCGCGCCCTGGGCGATACCGCCAACCATGTGGCCGATGCGCTGGCGCGGCTGGCGCTGATCCACGGCAAGCCCATCGAAGGCGGCCAGGCCGTGAGCCTGCGAATCTCGCAGGGCGATCTTGCGGCCATGCTGGCGGTCTCGCGCCAGACCGTGAACAAGGAGTTGCGCACGCTGGAGCAGATGGGCGTGATCAATGCGGCCTATGGGCGCGTGACCATCCGCGACCTCGAAGCCCTGCGCCAGGCGGGCGGCGGCTGA
- the rocF gene encoding arginase: MAYTSSTLIGLPTDIGASRLGAAMGPDALRVAQLGPALERLGVQVSDLGNLSGPTNPRGARDAQGLRNLAECLSWNRIAHDAVLQVLQQNRLPILLGGDHTLATGSISAVARHCRATGKQLRVLWLDAHSDCNTPESSPTGNLHGMPVSSLCGLGPTELASLSGTTPALPASSFCQIGLRSVDESEKHMIRELGLEVYDMRAIDELGMREVMRRALLTLLGRNDRDIHLHLSFDVDFLDPDIAPGTGTPVRGGPTYREAQLCMEMIADTGRLASLDIVELNPALDLRNQTAELVVDLVQSLFGQSTLMRPAPQAAPR; encoded by the coding sequence ATGGCATACACATCGTCCACACTGATCGGTCTGCCCACCGATATCGGTGCCTCACGCCTTGGCGCGGCCATGGGACCCGATGCCCTGCGCGTGGCCCAGCTCGGTCCAGCCCTTGAACGGCTGGGCGTGCAGGTCAGCGATCTGGGCAATCTGAGCGGCCCCACCAACCCGCGTGGCGCGCGCGATGCCCAGGGTCTGCGCAATCTGGCCGAATGCCTGAGCTGGAACCGGATCGCCCATGACGCGGTACTGCAGGTGCTGCAGCAAAACCGGCTGCCCATACTGCTGGGTGGCGACCATACGCTTGCCACAGGCTCCATCAGCGCCGTGGCCCGCCATTGCCGCGCCACGGGCAAGCAGCTGCGCGTGCTCTGGCTCGATGCCCACTCGGATTGCAACACCCCCGAAAGCTCGCCCACGGGCAATCTGCACGGCATGCCGGTGTCAAGCCTCTGCGGACTGGGGCCGACGGAGCTGGCCTCGCTGTCGGGCACGACTCCCGCTCTGCCCGCCTCATCGTTCTGTCAGATCGGCCTGCGCAGCGTGGACGAGAGCGAAAAGCACATGATCCGAGAGCTGGGGCTGGAGGTCTACGACATGCGGGCCATTGACGAGCTGGGCATGCGTGAAGTGATGCGCCGCGCACTGCTCACCTTGCTGGGACGCAACGACAGGGACATCCACCTGCATCTGAGCTTCGACGTGGACTTTCTGGACCCCGACATTGCTCCCGGCACCGGCACGCCGGTACGCGGCGGCCCCACCTACCGCGAGGCCCAGCTGTGCATGGAAATGATTGCCGACACCGGCCGTCTTGCCTCGCTGGACATTGTGGAGCTCAACCCGGCGCTGGACCTGCGCAACCAGACGGCGGAGCTGGTGGTGGATCTGGTGCAAAGCCTGTTCGGCCAGAGCACGCTGATGCGCCCCGCGCCACAAGCAGCGCCGCGCTGA